The sequence TCTGATCCGGAGAGTAATCGATGCCGAGTTCATCACAGATGGTGGCAAGGAGTTCCAGGGAGGTGAGCTTTGGATTCAAAACCAGGGCGATGGTGATGTTTTCCGGGAGCTGTTCCAGCAGACAACGGCAGACGGTGGTCTTGCCGGTGCCGACCTCCCCGGTGAGGAGAACGAACCCGCCGTCGGTCTCAAGCCCGTACAACAGGTGGGCCAGCGCCTCCCGATGTTTCTCGCTCATGTACAGATAACGAGGGTCGGGGGCGATGGAGAAAGGGTTCTCATCGAGGTTGAAGTGCTTGCTGTACATGGGCCCTGTTTTATATGGAAAATTTGAATCAAGTGTTGGAATCAGGAAGTCAAATATACACGCTCTGTCGGGAAATTGGCAAGAATCGTCGACCGTGGGAATAATTATTAAATTATGAGCAGGATTACAACAGGTTAAAATGAGAACGGGTTAAATAATTCTTGCTTGTCAGAAATGATTTTTGGTAGCACTTGATATTACCCATAAACTACTGACGGGATGATGAAATGAAAATTCTTCTGGTTGATGACGAGGAAATTATCCATTTAAGCTACACTGAACACCTGCAGGATGGAGGGTTTGAGGTGCTGAATGCCTATAACGGCAATGATGCCCTGAAGCTTGCGAGGGAAGAGAATCCCGACCTTGTGATCCTCGACCTTCTAATGCCCGGCAAGGACGGCCGGGATGTCTGCAAGGAACTGAAAAACGACGAAGAGACCAGGCACATCAAGATCATCATGCTGACCGGCAAGGATGAACAACACGATCGGGTCCTCGGTTTTGAACTGGGTGCCGACGAATATCTGCCCAAGCCCTATCCGGTCAATTTTCTCGAAGTTGCCGTCCGGAAACAGCTGGGACTGCATCCGTATCCGGATATGGACTGACGAAAGGAATTGGCGAGGGGGAGTGAGGATGCATGGTACAGACAGGATGTGGGTGTTTATGTAATAAACACAGCTAGATATCGCAATAATGCTTGACATTCCGGCAAGCGTAGCCCACAGTTTTCTTCACTCTTCACTCTTCACTCTTCACTCTTCACTCTTCACTCTTCACTCTTCACTCTTCACTCTTCACTCTTCACTCTTCACTCTTCACTCTTCACTTAATTCCCGATCTGGAGAAGGCTTCTGAGAAAGACGCTATAGTGATTCGGGAGGGTCCGCTCCTGCAGGGTAACAGCATAGAACGTCCGTTTCATGGCCAGCCCCTTTACCGCGACCTCCTTTATCCTGCCACTTTCCAGTTCGTCACAGATTGAGATGCGGGAAAGAATGGAGACTCCAAGGTCTTCCTTGATCGCCTCCTTGATTGCGGCATTTGAGCCCAACACGGCAACCGTGTTCAGCCGTCCCATTTCGATTTTATTTCTCAGGCCCGCCTCTTCAACGGACTTTCTGG is a genomic window of Pseudomonadota bacterium containing:
- a CDS encoding response regulator; the encoded protein is MKILLVDDEEIIHLSYTEHLQDGGFEVLNAYNGNDALKLAREENPDLVILDLLMPGKDGRDVCKELKNDEETRHIKIIMLTGKDEQHDRVLGFELGADEYLPKPYPVNFLEVAVRKQLGLHPYPDMD